The following are encoded together in the Zingiber officinale cultivar Zhangliang chromosome 8A, Zo_v1.1, whole genome shotgun sequence genome:
- the LOC122012563 gene encoding protein BUNDLE SHEATH DEFECTIVE 2, chloroplastic-like produces the protein MIYGSVEANLESLFCYDKSYPEENIEMPVGLTMDKKEIGNNPPCTDCEVKGAVLCATCEGSGLYVDSILESQGIIVKVRCLACGGVGNIMCSRCGGRGHTGFHRTR, from the exons ATGATTTACGGAAGTGTAGAAGCAAATCTTGAATCCTTGTTCTGCTATGACAAGTCTTATCCAGAGGAGAATATAGAGATGCCTGTTGGTTTGACGATGGATAAGAAGGAAATAGGTAATAACCCACCTTGCACTGATTGTGAAGTGAAAGGCGCAGTGTTATGTGCTACATGTGAAGGTTCTGGTTTATATGTCGACTCAATCCTAGAGAGCCAAGGAATCATTGTGAAAGTTAGGTGCCTGG CTTGTGGAGGTGTTGGCAACATCATGTGCTCCAGATGTGGAGGGCGGGGACACACTGGATT TCATCGAACTCGATGA
- the LOC122012219 gene encoding uncharacterized protein LOC122012219 → MESNIVEISTDEETGSREDGRFNSITRFNQIAPTTTTRVDAAQLNYRSRTVGSFAGRLATVLFFTHLLAAVILIIYLAARGLPSRHPSFHQAYWFPPLLTSAAASLPFAVLWLLIALRHPTKALRAALWLAPILSCGVAVLLLADENGYSLAVAVLFLVLALVLSLYCCWITRRLHHAEEVLSAAGAAVRPTLALAKYLVLALLAGVLYFFFWTLGAGGAAASASRFVPLYAVLLLLNLAWTMQALRYTVHVAVARTAYARLASGAEAQPTAAIFDTAAIFDTAAARLVLGEVLYGAAVVPAAALARGASQTMGQVVRDSDEFLFSCTICFEEVAERMVALGNRWGLVYVGAQGKGLGRSSVEVWELFAKQGMERLIELDLTGAFCFLCGVASGSVAAVAAGAWVLVSHKGHVADATAYAFFVGYFMTRIAMAWPQACVAAYHVVFAENPANNEMGSCLRERLTQLNSISTR, encoded by the exons atgGAGAGCAACATCGTCGAGATTTCTACTGACGAGGAGACGGGTTCGCGGGAGGATGGTAGGTTTAATTCCATCACGCGATTCAATCAGATTGCGCCGACGACGACGACGCGG GTTGATGCAGCTCAATTGAACTATAGATCGAGAACGGTGGGTAGCTTCGCCGGCAGGCTCGCCACCGTCCTCTTCTTTACCCACCTCCTCGCCGCCGTTATCCTCATCATCTACTTAGCTGCCCGCGGCCTCCCCTCCCGGCATCCGTCCTTCCACCAGGCCTACTGGTTCCCGCCTCTCCTCACCTCCGCCGCCGCCTCCCTCCCGTTCGCCGTCCTATGGCTGCTAATCGCGCTTCGCCACCCTACTAAAGCCCTCCGCGCCGCCCTCTGGCTCGCCCCCATCCTCTCATGCGGAGTCGCCGTGCTCCTCCTCGCCGACGAGAACGGCTACAGCCTGGCCGTGGCCGTGCTCTTCCTCGTCCTCGCTCTCGTGCTCTCTCTCTACTGCTGTTGGATCACCCGCCGGCTTCACCACGCCGAGGAGGTACTCTCGGCGGCCGGAGCCGCCGTCCGGCCAACTCTCGCTCTGGCGAAGTACCTGGTGCTCGCGCTACTTGCCGGAGTACTCTACTTCTTTTTCTGGACGCTGGGCGCCGGCGGCGCCGCGGCCTCCGCCTCGCGGTTCGTCCCGCTCTACGCGGTACTGCTGCTGCTGAACCTGGCATGGACGATGCAGGCCCTCAGGTACACTGTCCACGTGGCGGTCGCGCGGACAGCCTACGCGCGGCTCGCGTCAGGGGCGGAGGCGCAGCCCACGGCCGCCATTTTCGACACCGCCGCCATTTTCGACACCGCCGCCGCGAGGCTCGTTCTCGGGGAGGTGCTATACGGCGCGGCCGTGGTACCGGCTGCCGCGTTGGCGCGGGGAGCGTCCCAGACTATGGGGCAGGTGGTGCGCGACTCCGACGAGTTCCTGTTCTCGTGCACCATCTGCTTCGAGGAAGTGGCGGAGCGGATGGTGGCGCTGGGCAACCGCTGGGGGTTGGTGTACGTAGGGGCGCAGGGGAAGGGACTCGGCCGGTCGTCGGTGGAAGTGTGGGAGCTGTTCGCGAAGCAGGGAATGGAGAGGCTGATCGAACTTGATCTGACGGGGGCATTCTGCTTCCTCTGCGGCGTGGCCAGCGGCAGCGTGGCCGCCGTGGCGGCGGGGGCGTGGGTGCTGGTGTCGCACAAGGGCCATGTCGCGGACGCCACGGCCTACGCCTTCTTCGTTGGCTATTTCATG ACACGGATCGCCATGGCTTGGCCTCAGGCGTGCGTCGCGGCGTACCACGTCGTCTTCGCGGAGAACCCGGCGAACAACGAGATGGGATCTTGCTTACGCGAGCGATTGACGCAGCTAAACTCCATCTCCACGCGTTAA
- the LOC122012220 gene encoding cationic amino acid transporter 2, vacuolar-like, with protein sequence MGFEEGTGKERGGVRVGLRFLTRRKQVDSKRAWSDGGQQLAKALSVPQLVAIGVGSTIGAGVYVLVGTVAREHTGPALTISFLIAGIAAALSAFCYAELASRCPSAGSAYHYSYICVGEGVAWIIGWALLLEYTIGGSAVARGISPNLALVFGGPESLSIYLERIYIPGLHIVVDPCAAVLVLVVTGLLCLGIKESALVQAIATALNVCVLLFVIIAGGYIAFQTGWVGYTVAGGYFPYGVNGVLAGSATVFFSYIGFDNVASTAEEVKHPQRDLPLGIATSLSVCCLLYMTVSAVVVGLVPYFAMDPDTPISSAFTRNDVHWAAYIITLGAVLALCSSLLGSLLPQPRILMAMARDGLLPSFFSDVNKRTQVPVKSTIITGIFAASLAFFMDVSQLAGMVSVGTLLAFTIVAVSILILRYVPPHEVPLPSSLRESIESVSFRYTSNQSHDDVTSQEISKESADSPLIVKELKKENLNDQNRRKKAAWSISSICVGVLILTTSASYSFLPNVLRYMTCSIGGLLLLGGLFVLSWIDQDDARHNFGHTGGFICPFIPFLPVCCILVNAYLLVNLGAGTWFRVSLWLLLGVFVYLFYGRTHSSLTDVVYVPAARVDEIYRTSECAT encoded by the exons ATGGGGTTCGAGGAGGGGACGGGGAAGGAGAGAGGGGGCGTCCGTGTGGGGTTACGGTTCCTGACGAGGCGCAAGCAGGTGGATTCTAAGCGCGCGTGGTCGGATGGAGGTCAACAGCTCGCTAAGGCGTTGTCAGTTCCGCAGCTTGTGGCCATAG GTGTTGGTTCCACAATAGGTGCTGGAGTTTATGTTCTTGTTGGAACTGTTGCCAGAGAGCATACTGGGCCAGCACTCACCATCTCTTTTCTGATAGCTGGGATAGCAGCTGCTCTTTCAGCTTTCTGCTATGCTGAGCTTGCAAGTCGATGCCCTTCTGCAGGAAGCGCCTATCACTATTCATACATCTGTGTTGGCGAAGG GGTTGCTTGGATTATTGGCTGGGCTTTACTTCTTGAATATACAATTGGAGGGTCAGCTGTTGCGCGTGGTATATCTCCAAATTTG GCATTAGTTTTTGGAGGACCAGAGAGTCTGTCTATATATTTAGAACGCATTTATATTCCAGGTCTTCACATTGTTGTGGATCCATGTGCTGCTGTTCTTGTACTGGTTGTAACTGGATTACTCTGTTTGGGAATAAAGGAG AGCGCGCTTGTACAGGCAATTGCCACAGCACTAAATGTCTGTGTCTTATTATTTGTTATCATTGCCGGTGGGTATATTGCCTTTCAGACTGGATGGGTCGGCTATACTGTAGCTGGCGG ATATTTTCCTTACGGGGTAAATGGAGTTCTTGCTGGTTCAGCAACTGTTTTCTTTTCATATATAGGGTTTGATAATGTTGCCAGCACTGCTGAGGAG GTTAAGCATCCTCAAAGAGATTTGCCATTAGGAATAGCAACTTCTTTGTCTGTATGTTGCTTATTGTATATGACAGTCTCGGCTGTGGTTGTTGGATTGGTTCCATATTTTGCTATGGACCCTGACACTCCGATATCATCTGCATTTACTCGGAATGATGTTCACTGGGCAGC GTACATAATCACATTAGGTGCGGTTCTTGCACTATGCTCATCTTTGTTGGGTTCACTTCTCCCACAG CCTAGAATACTGATGGCAATGGCTAGAGATGGATTACTGCCATCATTTTTTTCTGATGTTAATAAGCGCACACAAGTTCCTGTCAAGAGCACAATTATAACTGGAATTTTTGCAGCGTCCCTAGCATTCTTTATGGACGTTTCACAACTGGCTGGAATG GTCAGCGTTGGCACACTTCTTGCGTTTACCATAGTTGCAGTTTCAATTTTGATACTGCGATATGTTCCTCCACATGAGGTCCCACTGCCATCATCTCTTCGTGAATCAATTGAGTCAGTTTCTTTTCGCTATACCAGTAATCAAAGCCATGATGATGTCACATCCCAAGAAATTTCCAAGGAATCAGCTGACTCTCCTCTCATTGTGAAGGAGCTTAAGAAAG AGAATTTGAACGACCAAAATAGGCGTAAGAAAGCAGCTTGGAGCATATCATCTATTTGTGTTGGAGTGCTCATCCTCACTACATCAGCTTCTTATTCATTTTTGCCCAA TGTCCTACGCTATATGACATGCTCTATCGGAGGTTTGCTTCTTTTGGGTGGTCTGTTTGTGTTGTCCTGGATAGATCAAGACGATGCTCGCCATAACTTCGGGCACACTGGAG GTTTCATTTGCCCCTTCATCCCATTTCTACCTGTTTGTTGCATCCTTGTCAATGCCTATCTTCTTGTAAATCTTGG TGCTGGCACATGGTTTCGAGTATCGCTCTGGTTATTGCTCGGAGTTTTTGTGTACTTGTTCTACGGACGAACCCACAGCTCCCTGACGGATGTCGTATACGTTCCCGCGGCGCGTGTCGATGAAATATACAGAACCTCAGAGTGCGCAACTTGA